From the Dunckerocampus dactyliophorus isolate RoL2022-P2 chromosome 12, RoL_Ddac_1.1, whole genome shotgun sequence genome, one window contains:
- the fxyd6 gene encoding FXYD domain-containing ion transport regulator 6 gives METISLVLSSLLVCVAAVADVDVQDEKEKENNPFVYDYESLRICGLALAVVLFTLGILLILSRRCRCSINQKPRAPGDEEAQEENLIVSKAAAAAKETPAEN, from the exons ATGGAAACTATTTCTCTCGTCCTCTCCTCGCTGCTGGTGTGTGTGGCTG CTGTAGCAGACGTGGATGTTCAGG ATGAAAAGGAAAAGGAGAACAACCCCTTTGTCTACG ACTATGAGAGCCTGAGGATTTGTGGACTGGCATTAGCCGTGGTGCTGTTCACACTGGGAATCCTGCTCATCCTCA GTCGACGGTGCCGCTGCAGTATCAACCAGAAGCCCAG GGCCCCCGGAGATGAGGAGGCGCAAGAGGAGAATCTCATCGTCTCAAAGG CTGCGGCGGCTGCCAAAGAGACTCCGGCGGAAAACTGA